The proteins below are encoded in one region of Brachionichthys hirsutus isolate HB-005 chromosome 12, CSIRO-AGI_Bhir_v1, whole genome shotgun sequence:
- the wnt6b gene encoding protein Wnt-6: protein MTARLPRIQLALFFILLCPVNIIGLWWAVGSPLVMDPNSICRKAKRLAGKQAELCQNQPEIVSEVAKGARLGVRECQYQFRYRRWNCTSHNKYFGKVLQQDIRETAFVYAVTAAGVTHAVTQACSMGDLLQCGCEATRNRAPPRPPSSSSAGDGVKWEWGGCGDDVEFGYEKSKQFMDAKRRRGKSDIRTLIDLHNNEAGRLAVKMYMRTECKCHGLSGSCTLRTCWKKMPHFREVGDRLLERFNGAFKVMGGNDGKTLIPVGQNIKPPDKQDLIYSDESPDFCLANRKTGSLGTRGRICNSTAMDISGCDLLCCERGYRQETVMFEENCLCRFHWCCVVQCKKCLVRKELSLCH from the exons ATGACGGCTCGTCTGCCGCGGATCCAGCTGGCCCTGTTCTTTATCTTGCTGTGTCCCGTCAATATCATCGGACTGTGGTG GGCAGTGGGCAGTCCGTTAGTGATGGATCCCAACAGCATTTGCAGAAAAGCCAAGCGTCTGGCAGGGAAGCAGGCTGAGCTGTGCCAGAATCAGCCTGAGATTGTCAGCGAGGTGGCTAAAGGGGCCAGGCTGGGCGTCAGGGAGTGCCAGTACCAGTTCAGGTACCGCCGGTGGAACTGCACAAGCCACAACAAGTACTTTGGCAAAGTACTGCAGCAAG ATATCCGGGAGACGGCATTTGTTTATGCCGTCACAGCGGCTGGTGTAACCCATGCAGTGACACAAGCCTGCAGCATGGGAGACCTCCTGCAGTGCGGCTGCGAGGCAACCAGGAACAGAGCACCACCGCGGCcgccttcatcctcctctgctgGGGACGGAGTCAAGTGGGAGTGGGGGGGCTGCGGAGATGATGTGGAGTTTGGTTATGAAAAGTCAAAACAGTTTATGGATGCCAAGAGAAGACGGGGCAAGAGTGACATCAGGACACTCATTGACTTGCACAACAACGAGGCTGGAAGGCTG gcTGTGAAAATGTACATGAGGACAGAGTGCAAGTGCCACGGACTCTCTGGCTCATGCACCTTgcgcacatgctggaaaaagaTGCCTCATTTCCGTGAGGTAGGCGATCGCTTGCTCGAACGCTTCAATGGCGCCTTCAAAGTAATGGGCGGCAACGACGGCAAGACCCTGATCCCCGTCGGCCAAAACATAAAGCCCCCGGACAAGCAGGATCTGATCTACTCTGATGAGTCGCCCGATTTCTGCCTAGCAAATCGGAAAACTGGTTCCCTTGGGACACGGGGGCGCATTTGCAACAGCACAGCCATGGACATCAGTGGCTGTGACCTGCTGTGCTGTGAGCGAGGCTACCGGCAGGAAACGGTGATGTTCGAGGAGAACTGTCTCTGTCGTTTCCACTGGTGTTGTGTGGTCCAGTGCAAGAAATGCTTGGTCCGAAAAGAGCTCAGTCTCTGTCACTGA